The Streptomyces sp. NBC_00454 DNA segment GAACCGAACCGATTCGCTCGCCCTCGCATCGTTCGTATCCGAAGGGGGCACCCTCTACGTGGTGGGTGAATCCCTGGAAGATCCCCGTACCCACCCGGGTGCAATGCCGCTGCTCACCGCACTCGCCTCCAGCGTGGTCGAGCACGGCCGTCGCATGGCCGCACGGTCATCCCACGGTCGGCTCGACCCACCACTTGCGCTCGTCTTCGACGACGTCGCCGCCGTGGCCCCGGTCCCCGAACTCCCGCAGCTCCTCGAGGACCGGACGCTCCCCCTGCTCGCCCTGTGCCGCAGCCGCGAACAGGCCCGCTCCCGCTGGCCGGAAGCGGACCTGCCCGTCACCGCCCACTAGCCGAGCTACTGGGGCCGCTCGAACACGAACTCCAACTCCTTCGCGGACGGATCCCCCGGCATCGGTACGACGACCCCACTCGGCTCGAACCCGTACCGCCGGTAGAACGCCTGCGCCCTCGGGTTGTTCTCGTGCACGAAGAGCCGTACGCGTTCCAGCGCCGGCCCCTCCAGCGACCAGGCCCAGTCCAGCGCGGCCGAGAACAGGGCTTCGGTCAGCCCGGTCCCCCGCTGCTCGACCCGTACGAACACCCCCACGAGGTGTCCCTGAGTCCGCTCGACGACGCCTTCGAAAAGATCATCCGCCCCGGCCTCCTCGACGAGCAGGGTCACCGACCCGTCCCACCGCCCGTCGGAGCCCTCGGCGACGAACTGCCGAATCGCGCGCCCCTGCGAACCCCGGACGGTCCGTCCCTGCCAGAACTCATCGGGCTGGGCCTCAGCGCCGGCCAGCGTCTCCAGGAAGGCCACCGGCGCCGCCGGATCCCTGAGCGCCGCGATCCGCAGCTCCTTGACCTTCACCCACTCATCGCCCCGTACCGGACGTATCACGTGCTGATTCATAACCCGGGATCCTAACCAGCACACAGTCCGGACTTCACCCACATTTCCTATGGGTCGTAAAGGTCTGTAAACGCAGAAAAGCCCCGTACCAGTTCCCTGGTACGGGGCTCTCTACAATGATTGTTCGGCGGCGTCCTACTCTCCCACAGGGTCCCCCCTGCAGTACCATCGGCGCTGAAAGGCTTAGCTTCCGGGTTCGGAATGTAAACCGGGCGTTTCCCTAACGCTATGACCACCGAAACACTATGAAGTTAACCAACCGGATATGAACACAGTTCGTTACTTCAGAACTAACACAGTGGACGCGAGCAACTGAGGACAAGCCCTCGGCCTATTAGTACCAGTCAGCTCCACCCGTTACCGGGCTTCCACATCTGGCCTATCAACCCAGTCGTCTACTGGGAGCCTTACCCTCTCAAGGAGGTGGGAATACTCATCTTGAAGCAGGCTTCCCGCTTAGATGCTTTCAGCGGTTATCCCTCCCGAACGTAGCCAACCAGCCATGCCCTTGGCAGGACAACTGGCACACCAGAGGTTCGTCCGTCCCGGTCCTCTCGTACTAGGGACAGCCCTTCTCAATATTCCTACGCGCACAGCGGATAGGGACCGAACTGTCTCACGACGTTCTAAACCCAGCTCGCGTACCGCTTTAATGGGCGAACAGCCCAACCCTTGGGACCGACTCCAGCCCCAGGATGCGACGAGCCGACATCGAGGTGCCAAACCATCCCGTCGATATGGACTCTTGGGGAAGATCAGCCTGTTATCCCCGGGGTACCTTTTATCCGTTGAGCGACGGCGCTTCCACAAGCCACCGCCGGATCACTAGTCCCGACTTTCGTCCCTGCTCGACCCGTCGGTCTCACAGTCAAGCTCCCTTGTGCACTTACACTCAACACCTGATTGCCAACCAGGCTGAGGGAACCTTTGGGCGCCTCCGTTACTTTTTGGGAGGCAACCGCCCCAGTTAAACTACCCATCAGACACTGTCCCTGATCCGGATCACGGACCGAGGTTAGACATCCAGCACGACCAGAGTGGTATTTCAACGGCGACTCCACCATGACTGGCGTCACAGCTTCAAAGTCTCCCACCTATCCTACACAAGCCGAACCGAACACCAATATCAAACTATAGTAAAGGTCCCGGGGTCTTTCCGTCCTGCTGCGCGAAACGAGCATCTTTACTCGTAGTGCAATTTCACCGGGCCTATGGTTGAGACAGTCGAGAAGTCGTTACGCCATTCGTGCAGGTCGGAACTTACCCGACAAGGAATTTCGCTACCTTAGGATGGTTATAGTTACCACCGCCGTTTACTGGCGCTTAAGTTCTCAGCTTCGCCACACCGAAATGTGACTAACCGGTCCCCTTAACGTTCCAGCACCGGGCAGGCGTCAGTCCGTATACATCGCCTTACGGCTTCGCACGGACCTGTGTTTTTAGTAAACAGTCGCTTCTCGCTGGTCTCTGCGGCCACCCCCAGCTCACGGAGTAAATCCGATCACCAGTGATGGCCCCCCTTCTCCCGAAGTTACGGGGGCATTTTGCCGAGTTCCTTAACCATAGTTCACCCGAACGCCTCGGTATTCTCTACCTGACCACCTGAGTCGGTTTAGGGTACGGGCCGCCATGAAACTCGCTAGAGGCTTTTCTCGACAGCATAGGATCATCCACTTCACCACAATCGGCTCGGCATCAGGTCTCAGCCTTATATGAGGGACGGATTTGCCTACCCCTCGGCCTACACCCTTACCCCGGGACTACCACCGCCCGGGCTGGACTACCTTCCTGCGTCACCCCATCGCTTACCTACTACAAGTCTGGTTCGTCGGCTCCACCACTTTCCTTTCCCCGAAGGGTCCGGAACGGCTTCACGGACTTAGCATCGCCTGATTCGATATTGGGCGTTTCAAAGCGGGTACCGGAATATCAACCGGTTGTCCATCGACTACGCCTGTCGGCCTCGCCTTAGGTCCCGACTTACCCTGGGCAGATCAGCTTGACCCAGGAACCCTTAGTCAATCGGCGCACACGTTTCTCACGTGTGTATCGCTACTCATGCCTGCATTCTCACTCGTGAACCGTCCACAACTAGCTTCCGCTGCTGCTTCACCCGGCACACGACGCTCCCCTACCCATCACAGCGGGCGTTGGCCCTATTGCTGCAATGACACGACTTCGGCGGTACGCTTGAGCCCCGCTACATTGTCGGCGCGGAATCACTTGACCAGTGAGCTATTACGCACTCTTTCAAGGGTGGCTGCTTCTAAGCCAACCTCCTGGTTGTCTCTGCGACTCCACATCCTTTCCCACTTAGCGTACGCTTAGGGGCCTTAGTCGATGCTCTGGGCTGTTTCCCTCTCGACCATGGAGCTTATCCCCCACAGTCTCACTGCCACGCTCTCACTTACCGGCATTCGGAGTTTGGCTAAGGTCAGTAACCCGGTAGGGCCCATCGCCTATCCAGTGCTCTACCTCCGGCAAGAAACACGTGACGCTGCACCTAAATGCATTTCGGGGAGAACCAGCTATCACGGAGTTTGATTGGCCTTTCACCCCTAACCACAGGTCATCCCCCAGGTTTTCAACCCTGGTGGGTTCGGTCCTCCACGAAGTCTTACCTCCGCTTCAACCTGCCCATGGCTAGATCACTCCGCTTCGGGTCTAGAGCGTGCAACTCAATCGCCCTATTCGGACTCGCTTTCGCTACGGCTTCCCCACACGGGTTAACCTCGCTACACACCGCTAACTCGCAGGCTCATTCTTCAAAAGGCACGCAGTCACGACCGTTATTCCGAAGAATAACGGCGACGCTCCCACGGCTTGTAGGCACACGGTTTCAGGTACTATTTCACTCCGCTCCCGCGGTACTTTTCACCATTCCCTCACGGTACTATCCGCTATCGGTCACCAGGGAATATTTAGGCTTAGCGGGTGGTCCCGCCAGATTCACACGGGATTTCTCGGGCCCCGTGCTACTTGGGAGATTCTTAAGCAAGCCGCTGATGTTTCGTCTACGGGGGTCTTACCCTCTACGCCGGACCTTTCGCATGTCCTTCGACTACATCAACGGTTTCTGACTCGCCGACCGGCCGGCAGACCGATCAAAAGAATTCCCACAACCCCGCATGCGCAACCCCTGCCGGGTATCACACGCATACGGTTTGGCCTGATCCGGTTTCGCTCGCCACTACTCCCGGAATCACGGTTGTTTTCTCTTCCTGCGGGTACTGAGATGTTTCACTTCCCCGCGTTCCCTCCACACTGCCTATGTGTTCAGCAGTGGGTGACAGCCCATGACGACTGCCGGGTTTCCCCATTCGGACACCCCCGGATCAAAGCTCAGTTGGCAGCTCCCCGGGGCCTATCGCGGCCTCTCACGTCCTTCATCGGTTCCTGGTGCCAAGGCATCCACCGTGCGCCCTTAAAAACTTGGCCTACAGATGCTCGCGTCCACTGTGTAGTTCTCAAGCAACGACCAGCCACCCATCACCCCACCAGACAAGCAGGCGAGTTCACTGGGGCCGGCATCGCAGAAGGCATGACCTTACGGCCGTACCCTCAGATACCCAACAACGTGCCAAGCACGATCCCCCGTCAGTGACTCACTTTCCACGCCGAAGCAGTACTTGTGATCCATCCAGGAAACCGTGCCAACTAATCAACGTTCCACCCTGAGCTGACCGTGCAGAACGTTTGTCTGCAATCGGTACTGTGCTCCTTAGAAAGGAGGTGATCCAGCCGCACCTTCCGGTACGGCTACCTTGTTACGACTTCGTCCCAATCGCCAGTCCCACCTTCGACAGCTCCCTCCCTTACGGGTTGGGCCACCGGCTTCGGGTGTTACCGACTTTCGTGACGTGACGGGCGGTGTGTACAAGGCCCGGGAACGTATTCACCGCAGCAATGCTGATCTGCGATTACTAGCAACTCCGACTTCATGGGGTCGAGTTGCAGACCCCAATCCGAACTGAGACCGGCTTTTTGAGATTCGCTCCACCTCACGGTATCGCAGCTCATTGTACCGGCCATTGTAGCACGTGTGCAGCCCAAGACATAAGGGGCATGATGACTTGACGTCGTCCCCACCTTCCTCCGAGTTGACCCCGGCGGTCTCCTGTGAGTCCCCATCACCCCGAAGGGCATGCTGGCAACACAGGACAAGGGTTGCGCTCGTTGCGGGACTTAACCCAACATCTCACGACACGAGCTGACGACAGCCATGCACCACCTGTATACCGACCACAAGGGGGGCACTATCTCTAATGCTTTCCGGTATATGTCAAGCCTTGGTAAGGTTCTTCGCGTTGCGTCGAATTAAGCCACATGCTCCGCTGCTTGTGCGGGCCCCCGTCAATTCCTTTGAGTTTTAGCCTTGCGGCCGTACTCCCCAGGCGGGGAACTTAATGCGTTAGCTGCGGCACCGACGACGTGGAATGTCGCCAACACCTAGTTCCCAACGTTTACGGCGTGGACTACCAGGGTATCTAATCCTGTTCGCTCCCCACGCTTTCGCTCCTCAGCGTCAGTAATGGCCCAGAGATCCGCCTTCGCCACCGGTGTTCCTCCTGATATCTGCGCATTTCACCGCTACACCAGGAATTCCGATCTCCCCTACCACACTCTAGCTAGCCCGTATCGAATGCAGACCCGAGGTTAAGCCTCGGGCTTTCACATCCGACGTGACAAGCCGCCTACGAGCTCTTTACGCCCAATAATTCCGGACAACGCTTGCGCCCTACGTATTACCGCGGCTGCTGGCACGTAGTTAGCCGGCGCTTCTTCTGCAGGTACCGTCACTTTCGCTTCTTCCCTGCTGAAAGAGGTTTACAACCCGAAGGCCGTCATCCCTCACGCGGCGTCGCTGCATCAGGCTTTCGCCCATTGTGCAATATTCCCCACTGCTGCCTCCCGTAGGAGTCTGGGCCGTGTCTCAGTCCCAGTGTGGCCGGTCGCCCTCTCAGGCCGGCTACCCGTCGTCGCCTTGGTGGGCCATTACCCCACCAACAAGCTGATAGGCCGCGGGCTCATCCTTCACCGCCGGAGCTTTTAACCCCCGCCCATGCAGGCAGGAGTGTTATCCGGTATTAGACCCCGTTTCCAGGGCTTGTCCCAGAGTGAAGGGCAGATTGCCCACGTGTTACTCACCCGTTCGCCACTAATCCACCCCGAAGGGCTTCATCGTTCGACTTGCATGTGTTAAGCACGCCGCCAGCGTTCGTCCTGAGCCAGGATCAAACTCTCCATGAATGTTTACCCGTAATCGGGTGCACACGCACTTAGAGCGGGACAGTCATGTCGGAATAAGACCGACCGTCCACTGCGTCCTCGCTGTGTAATTGCCTGCAAGCATCACGGCAGAACCGCGACCTCACAGGTCTTTTTTCAAAGGAACCTCATCCACCGAGGTGGACGGGGTATCAACTTTTTGGCGTTGATTTTTGGCACGCTGTTGAGTTCTCAAGGAACGGACGCTTCCTTTGTACTCACCCTCTCGGGCTTTCCTCCGGGCGCTTCCTTCGTTCTTGTGTCTCCGACTCTATCAGACTCTTTCGTGTCCGATTCCCAGTCAGCGGGTTTCGCTTTCCAGTTCTTCGCTTTCGCGTTTCCCTTTCCGGCGAGTCCGACTCTATCAGAAGTTTTCCACCGGATTTCCCGGCTTCAGATTCCTGGATGAGGAGTCGAGGGTGCCCACTCTGAATTGCTTCTTTGGGGGCCGGCTGCCGAACTTGTCCAGTTCCAGGCAACCGTTTGACTCTACATGAAGCCCCCTGCACCGTCAAAATCGGCGCGACAGGACACCCCATCACCCGCTACTGTCCCCCGTCGCCGCCTTACGTCGCGGCCCGCCGAGCGGGGTCACAAGCCTCCACTGCGGCAGCGACCCCAGCCCCCTCGGCCTCGTACTCCAACAGGGCCGGCAGCAGCTCGGGGGCGCCCATGGCCTCCGCCGCGCGGAACGTGAGTACGTGCGCCCCCTCGGGATTCCCGAGCAGCTCCACCAGCAGCGGGACCGCGCGAGGGTCGCGCCGCCGGGCCAGCCCGTGGATTCCCTCCTCACGAACATCGGCGTTCTCGTCGCTGGTCCGCGCCCAGAGCGCTTCACGAATCGCGGGCCCGTCGGCCTCGGCCTGGGACCCCAGGGTGAAGGTCGCCCAGTTCCGGACCTCGGGGTCCTGGTCACGGGTCAACGCGATGAGCGCATGCACATCCGGTCCGTCCGGCGAACCCGTGAGAACCCCGGGAAACGAACAGGCCACCTCCCGACGGACCCCGGCATCGGGATGCCCGGCGAGGACCACCAGCACGGGGACGGCCCGCGGGTCGTACGTCATCTCGACCGCACGCGCCAGGGCCGCCAGAACATCCGCCTCCCCCTCCCGCTCGGCAAGGGCGACGAGCGCCACCACCGTCTCGGCGCGGCACGCCTCGTTCTGATCACTCGCCTTACCCAGCAGGTCGCAGCCCATCTCCCGCTCGACCGGATCACCGGACCGGATCAGCCCCAGCCCAACCGCCAGCGCCCCCACCCCTTCCCCGCCGGCCCGCCACATCAAGTCCTCGTACCCACTCCAGTCCCCCGCCCCAAAAGCAACCCGCGCCTGCCCGACCAACTCCACCACCGTGCCCATCCGAACATCCTGACCCCCGAACCCCGAGCCCGCGCCGCAATAACGAAGCCACCACCTACACCCGAGACACCACCCCCCGCGTTCTTCCCGGTCTTGATGGTGAGCTCCATCCCGTCGGCCGGCCTGGAGCTCTGCGGACAGCGTCATCAGCTCGGCCGCGTTGCGCGCGAGCCGCTTCGGCTCGTGCACCGTGAGGATGACCGGCGTCTCGGGGGCGGCCTCCTTGAACTGGTGGGCCAGGGCGAACGCCTTCTCCAGCTCGGGCCGGACCTTCACCCAGGTGCTGATCTGCTCCTTGAAGACCTTGTGCCACTCCACCCGCCGGAGGGCTTCGAGTTGGCTTGCCAGCTCCTGCCGAGCGGTCGAAGTCCTCGCGGACCCGCCCCGGGTGCGGCCGCTGTTACGCTCCGCTCGCGTCCTCGACTGCAAAAGGAGGTGGGAACCGTGAGCCAGCTGACTCTCATGTGCCCCCACCCCGTTCCGAGGACGCCGAGGATCTGAAGGGGAGCGCGTCGCTACCCGGAAGGACCCCTCGCGTGACCGATCTGGTCATCCGCCCCCTCGCCACAGGCGAGGAAGCACTTTTCGAATCCCTGCCCGATCCTGGTCTGGTCGGCTTCGCCGCCTTCGGCGACACCTACAGCGGGATGGCCTCCGCCGGTGAGTACCGCCCCGAGTGGACCTGGGTGGCCCTGCGTGACGGTGTCGTCGTTGCGCGAGCGGCTTGGTGGGCCGGGCCTGAGGACGACAAGCCGCTTGCTCTGGACTGGTTCGACTTCACGGACGCCGGTGCGGCCGTACAACTGCTCCGCGCTTCGCCGCTGCACGCCGAGTACTCACTCAAGCTGCCGCCCGGCTGGCGCGACGTCCCCGCAGTCCGGGAGCAGGCCCAAGCCCGGATCGACGCGGCCATCGCCGCAGGTATGTCTCCTCTGGTCGAGCGCTTCCGCTACCGCTGGACGCCGGACTGCGGCGTGCCCGTGCGCCCGGGCCGCCTCGAATTCCGTCCCGAGCCCGACGACGCGGCGGTCCTCGACGTCTTCCGCCGTATTCACCAGGGCAGTCTCGACGCCCATGCGCGCCGCACCGTTGCCGCATCCGGGCTGGAGGAAGCCGCCCAGGAACAACTGGACTATCTGCGCTGGTTGCCGAGCCCGCGCGAGTGGTGGCGCCTTGCCTACAACCCGGCCGGGGAACTCATCGGCCTGAGCGTCCCCGCCCGCCACTACGGAGACCCTCTCATCGGCTACATCGGCGTCGTGCCCGAGCACCGCGGCCACGGATACGCCTATGACCTGCTCGTCGAGGCCACGCATAAGCTCGCTGACGAGGGCGTGGACCGCATCGTGGCCGGGACTGACCAGACCAACATTCCGATGGCCGCCCACTTCGCGAGAGCCGGCTACCCCATCGCCCAGGAACGCATCGACCTGATCTAGGCCAGAGACAGGAAACGGTGTGGGACTCGGGCTGCGACAACCGAGCCCCACACCTCGCTCCTGCGACTCCTGTCCGAGTACCGGTCGCCCTCAGGCACACAGAGGGTGGCCACCAGGTCCGCCGGCAGGTGCGGGTCCGCGCGGTGGGCCGCCCTGGCGACGGTGGCGTGCAGCCGCCCCTCCGCGATCGTGTGGACCTCGGACACCTGCCGGGCCAGCACCGAGACGCCCGGCAGCAGTACCCGGTTCCGCCGCATAGGCGTCCCGGATCTCCCACGCGTGCTCGTACCTCGTCTTGGGCCGCTCGGCGTACCGCTTCACGCACGACGGGTCCTCGATGCCGAGCTGTACGGCCAGGTGCTCGACCACCGGCCACGGCACCGCGAGGGGGTCCTCCAGGAACAGACCTACGTAGCGCACCGTGCCTGATGCGCTGAAGAACCCGGATCGGCACTCCGCAGTTGGATACGTCTCCCGCGCGTGGGTCAGCCTGCGGCCTTGCGGCGGGCGCGGTAGGCGGCGACGGTGGTCCGGCTGGCGCAGGCGTTCGAGCAGAATCGCCGCGCGCGGTTGCGGGAGTCGTCGACGT contains these protein-coding regions:
- a CDS encoding GNAT family N-acetyltransferase, whose product is MTDLVIRPLATGEEALFESLPDPGLVGFAAFGDTYSGMASAGEYRPEWTWVALRDGVVVARAAWWAGPEDDKPLALDWFDFTDAGAAVQLLRASPLHAEYSLKLPPGWRDVPAVREQAQARIDAAIAAGMSPLVERFRYRWTPDCGVPVRPGRLEFRPEPDDAAVLDVFRRIHQGSLDAHARRTVAASGLEEAAQEQLDYLRWLPSPREWWRLAYNPAGELIGLSVPARHYGDPLIGYIGVVPEHRGHGYAYDLLVEATHKLADEGVDRIVAGTDQTNIPMAAHFARAGYPIAQERIDLI
- a CDS encoding HEAT repeat domain-containing protein, which produces MGAHESQLAHGSHLLLQSRTRAERNSGRTRGGSARTSTARQELASQLEALRRVEWHKVFKEQISTWVKVRPELEKAFALAHQFKEAAPETPVILTVHEPKRLARNAAELMTLSAELQAGRRDGAHHQDREERGGWCLGCRWWLRYCGAGSGFGGQDVRMGTVVELVGQARVAFGAGDWSGYEDLMWRAGGEGVGALAVGLGLIRSGDPVEREMGCDLLGKASDQNEACRAETVVALVALAEREGEADVLAALARAVEMTYDPRAVPVLVVLAGHPDAGVRREVACSFPGVLTGSPDGPDVHALIALTRDQDPEVRNWATFTLGSQAEADGPAIREALWARTSDENADVREEGIHGLARRRDPRAVPLLVELLGNPEGAHVLTFRAAEAMGAPELLPALLEYEAEGAGVAAAVEACDPARRAAT
- a CDS encoding GNAT family N-acetyltransferase — encoded protein: MNQHVIRPVRGDEWVKVKELRIAALRDPAAPVAFLETLAGAEAQPDEFWQGRTVRGSQGRAIRQFVAEGSDGRWDGSVTLLVEEAGADDLFEGVVERTQGHLVGVFVRVEQRGTGLTEALFSAALDWAWSLEGPALERVRLFVHENNPRAQAFYRRYGFEPSGVVVPMPGDPSAKELEFVFERPQ